A stretch of Zonotrichia albicollis isolate bZonAlb1 chromosome 32, bZonAlb1.hap1, whole genome shotgun sequence DNA encodes these proteins:
- the PET100 gene encoding protein PET100 homolog, mitochondrial, translated as MGIGGVAELRRRKREGPGGAMGVKLEILRMFLYLTFPVAVFWVSNQAELFQRHVIDRKREIFPPDTPERRQAMAELKQRLRERKGTQA; from the exons ATGGGGATTGGCGGTGTTGCGGAGCTGCGGAGGCGGAAGCGTGAGGGGCCTGGAGGAGCCATGGGGGTGAAGCTGGAGATCCTGAGG atgTTCCTGTACCTGACCTTCCCCGTTGCCGTGTTCTGGGTCTCCAACCAGGCCGAGCTCTTCCAGCGTCACGTGATCGACCGCAAG AGGGAGATTTTCCCACCGGACACCCCGGAACGG CGCCAGGCCATGGCTGAGCTGAAGCAGCGGCTGCGGGAGAGGAAGGGGACCCAGGCctga